Proteins co-encoded in one Pedosphaera parvula Ellin514 genomic window:
- a CDS encoding S8 family serine peptidase has protein sequence MKSSFSSHWFRALLTVWLVFFCFNIQAESKRIRLRNEIITTDGINKTSQSQQMRLNEGSVDGLYLMQFEGPVQEEWKQQLAGMNVQLVRYVPDDSFIVKLNSVRLSQLQALSYVRWVGPYKPEYKVHPKLTTATQSALKTNGTTVVSILISPTATEKELGEARGLMSAIHHESHLRQGTVLRGVLPPARLNALAKSDAVLWIEQASKRKLVDETASKIVGGDDGVTGTPTITQQLGFTGTNVTVAIADTGLDSGNTNTMHPDLLGRVRALLYYGNLTDASDEHSHGTHVAGIVAGNAATGEVDASGALYGLGVASQANLVIQRIFDGDGNEVDPPPSDETITRDAVRAGAKIGSNSWGTDVQGGYDIDAAAFDELVRDADSVTPGDQPYILEFSAGNAGPDAQTMDSPATAKNVLATGASENGGQMDFGLYDDSPDTMADFSSRGPCEDGRIKPDVVAPGTFIASLQSSAASSQFAWLPIDNFYMYMGGTSQAGPHASGAAAVFVQYYKSLHTNAVPSPALVKAALINSAVELDNSNGGPGPIPNHDESWGRLALTNLSAQPAATNMWIRVCC, from the coding sequence GTGAAATCCAGTTTCTCTTCTCACTGGTTCCGTGCGTTGCTCACGGTATGGTTGGTATTTTTTTGTTTCAACATTCAAGCCGAATCAAAACGCATTCGATTGCGCAATGAAATCATCACGACCGACGGCATAAACAAAACTTCACAGTCGCAGCAGATGCGTTTGAACGAAGGCTCAGTGGATGGACTGTATTTGATGCAATTTGAAGGCCCTGTTCAAGAGGAGTGGAAGCAACAACTGGCGGGAATGAACGTTCAACTGGTGCGATACGTTCCTGACGATTCATTCATCGTCAAATTAAACAGTGTTCGTTTAAGCCAATTGCAGGCACTCAGCTATGTCAGGTGGGTGGGACCTTATAAACCAGAATACAAGGTTCATCCTAAACTGACGACCGCAACTCAAAGCGCACTGAAAACTAATGGCACGACCGTGGTGAGCATTTTGATTTCTCCGACGGCAACGGAAAAGGAGCTCGGGGAAGCCCGCGGATTGATGTCGGCGATTCATCACGAAAGTCATCTGCGTCAGGGCACAGTTTTACGCGGAGTGCTCCCCCCTGCCCGACTGAATGCGTTGGCAAAATCTGATGCCGTGCTATGGATCGAGCAGGCGTCGAAGCGCAAACTGGTGGATGAAACTGCTTCGAAGATTGTGGGTGGCGATGATGGTGTTACAGGAACTCCCACCATTACCCAACAACTTGGTTTTACCGGCACCAATGTGACCGTGGCCATTGCGGACACGGGACTCGACAGCGGTAATACCAACACGATGCATCCTGACTTATTAGGACGCGTCAGAGCATTGCTCTATTACGGGAACCTGACCGATGCCTCGGATGAACACAGCCATGGAACACACGTGGCAGGTATCGTGGCCGGCAATGCCGCCACGGGTGAAGTGGATGCCAGCGGCGCATTGTATGGGCTTGGTGTGGCGTCACAGGCGAACCTCGTCATTCAACGTATTTTCGATGGTGATGGCAACGAAGTGGATCCACCTCCCAGCGACGAAACTATCACGCGTGATGCCGTGCGCGCTGGCGCGAAAATCGGCTCGAATAGTTGGGGCACCGATGTCCAGGGCGGATACGATATTGATGCTGCTGCTTTCGATGAATTGGTGCGGGATGCGGATTCGGTCACGCCTGGGGATCAGCCTTATATTTTGGAATTCTCGGCTGGCAATGCCGGACCTGATGCGCAGACAATGGACAGCCCGGCAACAGCCAAAAACGTATTGGCGACTGGAGCTTCCGAGAACGGCGGACAAATGGACTTCGGACTTTACGACGACAGTCCGGATACAATGGCAGATTTTTCCAGCCGTGGCCCGTGCGAAGACGGCCGCATCAAACCCGATGTTGTTGCGCCGGGAACCTTCATCGCTTCACTGCAATCTTCGGCGGCCTCTTCTCAGTTCGCCTGGCTGCCCATCGATAATTTCTACATGTACATGGGAGGGACGAGTCAGGCTGGTCCGCACGCCTCCGGCGCGGCTGCGGTGTTCGTGCAATATTACAAAAGCCTTCATACCAATGCCGTTCCATCTCCCGCACTCGTAAAAGCGGCGTTAATCAATTCCGCGGTCGAGCTGGACAATTCAAATGGCGGGCCCGGACCAATCCCTAACCATGACGAAAGCTGGGGACGGCTGGCATTGACCAATCTATCGGCTCAGCCCGCAGCTACGAATATGTGGATCAGAGTGTGTTGCTGA
- a CDS encoding choice-of-anchor J domain-containing protein, whose amino-acid sequence MDQSVLLTTGQIYEHHTFVQSSDQPLKITMAYTDVPGFPGAIPALVNDLDLEVVGPDGTIYRGNQFDAGESDPDASDSDQINNVEAVHLAEPIPGDYLVRVRARNVVQDSRLDTQAIDQDFALVISGDFPQARGGIVLLDRSEYTSPGVIKLVVLDAAKAASNTVSVLLMSTTESAGENYLLHPSGNYGAFTGSVVTVVGNAAVDAKLEIHNGDVIQAQYVDAGGSNHIDTAVARLGPPVLSGVIASVDLGVMTITWQTDEPANSIVRYSTNFTFNLSVTNSTLTTNHVVKLTNLIPGATYHFLVSSSDEAGNSATNNNAGAYFSFVAVQTPTVLLVDAYEPDDSSPVIDDGAYTNALAATGLGYSFWKVTERGSPQLADLKPFQAVIWRITDGIYYDGTNNTLSAGQQTMIQNYLNGGGSFMMSSMGILSLLGDVPFRRNVFQVRGFKLNDNPYFPCTECDEQFGVPAIQGADGDPTTTGINVTLDYNNYANIDLGDGTVLGPDFSDTFTPGTNAAPILYEPASGKVCGIRFPKTGVDSRGRVVFLSFPLDTVPANGATPNNEVILLRNILNFLVPGANGVGRIALDSSAYTVPGRVTVEVGDSDLAGLGQTQVTFSTSATNHVNITLSETPHAGLFRGFLTLVGTNAPGTNQLRVKNGDVLTANYLDVSAGSNAIATATIDTVPPIISNVSTLTDFADATISWTTSKPADSLVQFGESTLLGRTAYSGVLKTNHSVMLTGLSANRDYYFQVTSRDDAGNTTVDDNQDHFYTFHTLKAIQPPWIDNLDSGARGWTVVPGSGTDINWTLGVPANALQTNAFSPPNAWGSDLTYTPISQADTYLYSPVLDLSGASKVTLTFQDSYDFTSQDILEIAEFMISTNSATAPVSLVVFNNGTASPDWEEEAIDLTPYAGKTVQLVWHYAAFSLFGNSPASGWMIDDVSVSVPDLNSAGTIVVSKDIAQGSFSLTGPLNQSGQGLVTVISNAPPGQYVVHFGDVAFYQTPPNQTNTLAPSSSLLFLGDYTFADTNHNGISDAWEQYYFGSASASRTQATDSDSDGMSDFAEFIAGTNPTNAASRLSFLSTTIQTNGLVKLEWAAIPGRTYEVLSSTNLTVWSPVTDWLQSSGSPMSYTTTNVSRGQHLYRVQVRP is encoded by the coding sequence GTGGATCAGAGTGTGTTGCTGACCACGGGTCAAATTTATGAGCATCACACTTTTGTTCAAAGTTCGGACCAGCCTTTGAAAATCACCATGGCCTACACCGATGTGCCGGGCTTTCCGGGAGCGATTCCGGCGTTGGTGAACGATCTGGATCTTGAGGTGGTGGGACCGGATGGAACAATTTATCGCGGCAACCAGTTCGATGCAGGAGAATCTGATCCGGATGCCTCTGATTCCGACCAAATAAACAACGTGGAGGCAGTCCATCTGGCTGAACCCATACCCGGAGATTATCTCGTGCGGGTTCGGGCGCGCAATGTGGTGCAGGATTCCCGATTGGATACCCAGGCCATCGACCAGGATTTTGCGCTCGTTATTTCCGGAGATTTTCCTCAGGCACGTGGAGGGATTGTACTGCTTGATCGTAGCGAATATACCTCGCCGGGTGTAATCAAGCTGGTGGTGCTCGATGCCGCCAAGGCCGCGAGCAATACCGTAAGTGTCCTGCTTATGAGTACCACCGAATCCGCCGGTGAGAACTATTTATTGCATCCTTCGGGAAATTACGGCGCGTTCACCGGTTCTGTGGTGACCGTGGTTGGCAATGCCGCCGTGGATGCCAAACTGGAAATTCACAACGGAGACGTCATACAAGCTCAGTACGTTGACGCGGGAGGAAGCAACCACATCGACACGGCGGTGGCACGACTTGGTCCACCAGTGCTCAGTGGTGTGATTGCCTCGGTCGATCTGGGAGTAATGACCATTACCTGGCAAACGGACGAACCTGCCAACTCCATCGTCCGCTACAGCACGAATTTTACCTTCAACCTGTCCGTGACCAATTCCACGCTCACAACCAATCATGTGGTGAAACTGACCAATCTCATTCCTGGCGCGACATATCATTTTCTCGTGAGTTCTTCCGATGAAGCCGGAAATTCCGCCACCAATAACAATGCAGGAGCCTATTTCAGTTTCGTTGCGGTGCAGACGCCAACTGTGTTGCTGGTCGATGCCTATGAACCTGACGACAGCTCCCCAGTCATCGATGATGGCGCTTATACGAATGCGCTGGCAGCCACAGGCCTGGGGTATAGCTTTTGGAAGGTAACCGAACGCGGTTCACCACAACTTGCGGACTTGAAACCTTTCCAGGCCGTCATCTGGCGCATTACCGATGGCATTTATTATGATGGAACCAACAATACCCTCAGCGCAGGACAGCAAACGATGATCCAGAATTATCTGAATGGCGGCGGCTCTTTCATGATGTCTTCGATGGGAATTCTCAGCTTGTTGGGAGATGTACCATTTCGCAGGAATGTGTTCCAGGTGCGCGGATTCAAGCTGAATGACAATCCTTATTTCCCCTGCACAGAATGCGATGAACAATTTGGCGTGCCGGCGATTCAAGGGGCGGATGGCGATCCGACCACGACTGGCATCAATGTAACACTTGATTACAACAATTATGCCAACATCGATCTGGGGGACGGCACAGTTCTGGGACCCGACTTCTCGGATACTTTCACTCCTGGCACCAACGCCGCACCGATTCTCTATGAACCGGCATCCGGCAAAGTTTGCGGGATACGGTTTCCGAAAACAGGAGTCGACAGCCGTGGTCGGGTGGTGTTTCTCTCGTTCCCGCTTGATACCGTGCCCGCGAATGGAGCCACGCCGAACAACGAAGTTATTTTGTTACGAAACATATTGAACTTCCTCGTTCCGGGAGCCAACGGCGTGGGCAGAATTGCACTCGACTCCAGCGCTTATACGGTGCCAGGCCGGGTCACCGTCGAGGTAGGTGATTCCGATTTGGCAGGATTGGGCCAAACGCAGGTCACCTTCTCCACCTCAGCAACAAACCATGTGAACATAACATTGAGTGAGACACCGCACGCTGGACTCTTTCGGGGCTTCCTCACTCTCGTTGGCACCAATGCACCAGGAACAAATCAATTACGTGTTAAAAATGGCGATGTGCTCACGGCAAATTATTTGGATGTTTCGGCAGGCAGCAATGCGATCGCGACTGCTACAATCGATACGGTTCCGCCGATTATTTCCAATGTCTCGACACTTACAGACTTTGCTGACGCGACAATAAGTTGGACCACCTCCAAACCAGCGGATTCGCTCGTGCAGTTTGGCGAATCGACGCTTCTGGGTCGAACGGCGTACTCTGGGGTGTTGAAGACGAACCACTCAGTCATGCTGACCGGCCTATCGGCGAACCGAGATTATTACTTTCAAGTGACCAGCCGTGATGACGCCGGAAACACGACCGTCGATGATAATCAGGATCATTTCTACACCTTTCACACCCTGAAGGCCATTCAACCACCCTGGATCGATAATCTGGACTCTGGTGCTCGAGGTTGGACGGTTGTTCCCGGCAGCGGAACGGACATTAATTGGACATTGGGAGTTCCAGCCAACGCCCTTCAGACGAATGCTTTTTCGCCGCCCAATGCCTGGGGAAGTGATCTTACATATACTCCCATCAGCCAGGCGGATACTTACCTTTATAGTCCAGTACTGGATCTCTCTGGTGCCAGCAAAGTAACGCTGACTTTTCAGGATAGTTATGATTTCACCTCGCAAGACATTCTGGAAATTGCCGAGTTTATGATCAGCACGAATAGTGCCACTGCGCCGGTTTCCCTCGTCGTGTTTAACAACGGGACTGCATCACCTGATTGGGAGGAGGAAGCCATTGATCTGACCCCTTATGCAGGTAAAACGGTCCAACTGGTATGGCATTATGCAGCCTTCTCGTTGTTCGGGAACAGCCCTGCATCGGGCTGGATGATTGACGATGTCTCCGTAAGTGTGCCGGACTTGAATTCAGCGGGTACGATTGTGGTATCGAAGGATATTGCCCAAGGGAGCTTTTCATTGACCGGGCCATTAAACCAATCTGGACAAGGACTTGTGACCGTCATCAGCAACGCACCACCCGGCCAATACGTGGTCCATTTCGGTGACGTTGCATTTTACCAAACTCCCCCCAATCAGACCAACACACTGGCACCATCCAGTTCCCTGCTCTTCCTGGGAGACTATACCTTTGCTGACACCAACCACAACGGGATCTCCGATGCGTGGGAACAATATTATTTTGGTTCTGCGTCCGCCAGCCGGACACAAGCCACCGATTCCGATAGCGATGGCATGTCGGACTTCGCAGAGTTCATCGCTGGTACGAACCCCACCAATGCGGCGTCCAGATTGAGCTTCCTATCAACAACAATCCAAACCAATGGATTGGTCAAACTTGAATGGGCAGCCATTCCTGGCCGGACTTATGAAGTCTTGAGCAGTACGAATCTTACAGTCTGGTCGCCAGTCACGGATTGGTTGCAGTCCTCGGGCAGTCCTATGTCATACACAACGACGAATGTGAGCCGTGGCCAACATTTGTACCGCGTGCAGGTGCGCCCATGA